In the genome of Dyadobacter fermentans DSM 18053, the window TCTTAATCCGTCGGCTGGTTTACCATCTTTCCAAACTACTCCGGAAATGGTACTAGTTAAAGCCGGTGTTTGGGCGTATGAAAAACTACTCGTAATTAATAATATACCAATGGCTACTTTGTCTGTAAAATTTTTGATTCTCATAACATAATGATTGTAAAAACACTCAATTCTCCCTTAATTGTATTTGGCCTATTCTTGATGAGGAAGAGGATGCAAATATATCTCTTATAGCATTTATCATACGGAGACTAAGTTGTCAAAAACGTACTGTAATCTTGTCTAAATCTATCGCTTTGTAAAGTACAAAAATGCCATTCTTGTTTTGTGCAATAAAATATTTAATCAATCATATGACTTGCATCTAACTGGAAGATTAATACGGTTTATTCATCGACCATCTATTTTATCTAATATGTATATCGTGTAGTCTTACCTAAAATGTTAGCTTTCCTGAAATTGTAGCCTTATCAAAAATGTAAGCTTTCCCGAGATTTCGGTCACCTATTTTGTTAGGAATTACAAGCAATTGAGATACAAGCGTTTTCAAGATTCAAATTGTCCCAGCGGGACAACTGATAGCGCTTCCGAGAGCGCTTATTTCATTCATATCAGTCGCTGTTGTGATTTCTTAAAAATATTTACGTGTAATTTCGATTCAATTCAGATCAAAATATCTGGTAACCTTTTCGGTAACCTGCCTTATGTGAACTAGTCTGGTTAGCGTTTCACAAAGGGAACCCAATACTGTTTCAGAGCGGTATAGATCAACATTTCTTTCTGGCCTTCATCGCGCACCATATGATGGGCAACCCTACATTTAACTTAATCGCGCGGTTGGCCATGCTCCCCCGGGTCATTGTCACTTATATTTGTTACGGTCGGCTCAGGTAGCATAGCATGATCACGGCTTGATTCTCAACCACAGCAATTAATTATCTGGAAACTATGACAAATCAAGAGGCCATAGAACTAATCGATGGCGGAGCCAATGGCGAGCATGCGCAGTACTGGTTAGATTTGGGTTGTGGGACGGGGACTTTCACCGAAGCCTTGGCGACGATGCTGCCAGCGTACAGCAAGATTATCGGCGTGGACAAAAACACCCAACAGCTTCCGCCACAAATGGGCAACCAGGTTTCGATCAAATTCATCGAGGCCGATTTTGGAACAGAGGCGTTGGAGATGGCGGGATTAGACGGGATCCTGATGGCGAACTCCCTTCATTTCATCAGGGATAAAGAATCGTTAATCCGGCGCCTGGAAAACCTTTTTAGTAAAGGTAGAAGGTTTTTGATTGTCGAGTACGACACAACAGCATCCAATCGCTGGGTGCCATATCCCATTGACTTCAAGGGTCTAAAAAGCCTTTTCGACCGTATCGGGACTTACACCATATCAAAACTTGGGGAGCGCAGGTCGTTGTATGGTTCCGCGATGCTCTATGGTGCGCTGATTACCTCCCCGGCCCAGTCAATAAGCCCATCTCAAACCACGTCCCGCAAATAGATCAAGGCGTCACGGTCTAAGTCCGTTGCCGAGCGTCCTGTGGATTGGAGACTATGAAAGCCTAGTTTGCTGTGGAGAATATTTGAATTCAAGCCAATCAAGTCATTTCATTCGGTCACCAATTCAGTCACCTATTCGATAGGTACGAATAACTTAACTGACAATCAACTGCTTTCGTCGATATTTTGCGATCCCGGCGGGATAACTGAGAGCGAATCAAAAGGCGCTTTTTGATTCGAAAAAATCGATATTGTAAGTTTTTAAATGATAAGTATGTCATTATGGCTCAATCCAGGTCAAAACATCTGGTAATCTTTTCGGTAAATTGCTTAGGGCTTTTCCGGGATAAACCGCCCCCTTTGTAAATGAACCGTACTTGACGTAAATCCCCCGTGAGCGTCTGGTCCAGTACCCACTGCAAAACCAAACGTTATAGCCGGTCCGGTCCTCGCCGGAGAGCGTAATGCCATATTTGATAGCCAGGCAGGAATTGAACGTCGTATAGCTGTTAAGGTTGCCGAAAAGAGTTTGCTAATTTCTTTAATAAAGCAAATCGCGCAATAGTAATGAGATTTCACATTCGTTTGTTGGCAATATTGGCGCTAGATTTTGTCATTGAATGCCCGCGGCGGACGTTATACAGGTTTTTCGGCGATGCTCCGGCTGTTTAAAAGGAAATCTATTGGAAAATACTATATTACAACCAGGTATGTGGCCGTCTATGTTGGCCGCATTTGTGAAGTTTGGCCGCGCTCGAGCGATCCCGGTTGATCCGTTTCGATCAGCAGTTGGAACGTTTTGATACTCAGGAGAACTGTTAAAAGAAGAACGGGAAAATTCGCAATGTGTCCAAGCCCGTCACAAGGTGTGGGAGCCTTACGCCGCTTCTGGGAACATATATGAATCCTTCACTGACTTGAACGGCAAATGTCCCACTTGTAAAGTAAAATAAGGACGAGACATATCTTTTAAATAGGCATGTTTGTCACTACAAAGCCATAGTTTTTTTACTAAAATATCTTGTCTACCATAGTGAAATTCTCAGGTCGCTTTCAGCTTATTTTGTCCCTTTTATTTTGCACACTGCATAGAAATAGTTTCGCCCAGGTATTTCGGCATTTTTCTGATAAAGAGGGCGCTCCGATAACCAGTGTATTGGCTATTGAACAAGATAAAGAAGGATTTATGTGGTTTGGCACAGAAAGGGAGCTTTACCGGTATGATTCTAAGACTTTTAAGAAATACAAACACAATCCTAAAGACCCTCGTTCGATCGCGTCCGATTACGTACACAAAATATATCAGGATTCGAAAGGAAATTTGTGGATGGCAGCCGGGAATAATGGACTATGCCTGTACAACCGTGAAAGCGATTCTTTTACCACATTCCGGCACGATCGGAATGACTCCGGTTCACTAACAGACAACAATGTAAAGGGACTGGTCGAAGACAACAAAAACAATTTGTGGGTAGCGACCGCTTTGGGACTCAACAGGATCATTTTTGAGGGCGCTTCTGTCAAAATAGCGCGTCAGGCAACTAATATCCCGTACCATATCGAATGTATTGTTGCTGGCCAGAATGGAGAGTTGTGGCTTGGAACAACGAATGGCCTGTTCAAGTTTAAAGCTGGTAAAACCAGCCCAGTCGGGCAAAAGATCTTAACCAGCGGAACTGCTTCATATTCTATATACAGCATGCACCTGGACAAGAAAGGTAACCTTTGGCTGGGCACGAGCCACGGTTTGGTAAAATACAATACAGCAACCGAATCGTATTATCCAGTAGCAAGTGTGAAGCGGAATAGCTTGCTGCCGGCGATATATGGGATTGCAGAAGATCACAACAATAAATTATGGTTGGCCAGTGAGTCGGGTCTTGCTTTTTTTGACCAGGAAACCTCTCGTGTAAAATGGCACCTGAGGGATAAGACTAATCCCAATGCCCTTGTTGATGACGCGTTAATGAGTATACACATTGATCAACAACGAGGGCTTTGGGTCGGCGCGTACTATCAGGGAATCAGCTATATGAACACCAACCTCCCTGATTTTTCGCTTTGGCCGGCCTCATACGAGGACAAATTATCCGATTTCTACCTGGCAGCAAAGATTGGCAAAACCCCGAAAGGAAAGCTTTGGGCTATTTCTGTTAATTATGACCGGATTTGGATATCCGGTCCAGGCAACACCGAAGGTGTGTCTACAAGGGTAAAACTTCCTGCTGGCGAAAAGTATTACGCTTTCTTTTTGGATGATTCGGGTACCTTATGGTGTGGTGGAAACAACTGTTTGTTTATTAAATATGACTTAAAAACCGGAAAAGTGCTAAGATATTCCCCTAACCAGGTTTATCAAGGAACGCCTCTTCCGGATACTAAAATTTTGATGTTATATCCAGACAAGAAAGGCAGGATATGGATAAGTGGTTGGCTCGGTCTGATATGTTTTAATCCCCACACGGGTCGGTTCCAGCGTATTGAAGGCACCAAGAGTATCCATTCGATTCTGGAAGATTCCAAAGGCAATCTGTGGTTTTCCGGCGAGTTTAATATTTACTTATTGGAATCCAATTCTTCCAAGATCAGCGTTGTAAAAGTCAGCGCACTTGCAGAGACCGGGAACCAATTGTATGCCGGTCGGATCGCAGAAGATGATTCCGGGAGGATCTGGGCTACCAGCAATAATGGGCTGCTTCTTTATGACAATAAAAACCGCACATTTTTGCCTCATACCAATGATTCCCCGGAATTGCTAAATTATGTCCAGGGTTTACAAATCGATTCCAGAGGCAATTTATGGCTTTGCAATGAAAATAAGCTGATCTGCTATCATCCCGAAAAAAAAAGTGTTAAAGTATACGATTACCGGGATGGGCTTCCTTATGGAGGGTTTCTATTGGATAATGCGTCATTGAAAGACAATCAAGGCAACTTGTATTTCCCCACAAGCGAAGGAACTTTCAGGTTTAACCCTGACAAGATCACTGACGACACGACTGCGGCGCCACTTACTTTAACATCACTGAAATTGTTCAATAAGGAGGTAAGGCCTGGTGATCGGACCGCCCTTTTAGACCATGCTGTTGAAATGACCAAGGAGATTATTTTCCGGCATGATCAGAACATTTTTACGCTCGACTTTGCTTTACTGAACAATGCCCGGTCGGAGAGGAATCAATACGCCTATTTTCTTGAAAATTTTGAACATCAGTGGAACTACGTTCAATCACCCAGCGCGACCTATACGAACCTCCCACCAGGTACCTACATGTTTCTTGCCAAAGCAGCTAATGGGGACGGTTTC includes:
- a CDS encoding hybrid sensor histidine kinase/response regulator transcription factor, whose product is MSTIVKFSGRFQLILSLLFCTLHRNSFAQVFRHFSDKEGAPITSVLAIEQDKEGFMWFGTERELYRYDSKTFKKYKHNPKDPRSIASDYVHKIYQDSKGNLWMAAGNNGLCLYNRESDSFTTFRHDRNDSGSLTDNNVKGLVEDNKNNLWVATALGLNRIIFEGASVKIARQATNIPYHIECIVAGQNGELWLGTTNGLFKFKAGKTSPVGQKILTSGTASYSIYSMHLDKKGNLWLGTSHGLVKYNTATESYYPVASVKRNSLLPAIYGIAEDHNNKLWLASESGLAFFDQETSRVKWHLRDKTNPNALVDDALMSIHIDQQRGLWVGAYYQGISYMNTNLPDFSLWPASYEDKLSDFYLAAKIGKTPKGKLWAISVNYDRIWISGPGNTEGVSTRVKLPAGEKYYAFFLDDSGTLWCGGNNCLFIKYDLKTGKVLRYSPNQVYQGTPLPDTKILMLYPDKKGRIWISGWLGLICFNPHTGRFQRIEGTKSIHSILEDSKGNLWFSGEFNIYLLESNSSKISVVKVSALAETGNQLYAGRIAEDDSGRIWATSNNGLLLYDNKNRTFLPHTNDSPELLNYVQGLQIDSRGNLWLCNENKLICYHPEKKSVKVYDYRDGLPYGGFLLDNASLKDNQGNLYFPTSEGTFRFNPDKITDDTTAAPLTLTSLKLFNKEVRPGDRTALLDHAVEMTKEIIFRHDQNIFTLDFALLNNARSERNQYAYFLENFEHQWNYVQSPSATYTNLPPGTYMFLAKAANGDGFWNPKPLRLKITILPPWWKTWYAYLCYMLLIATGVYAITRYFWLRSSLRRETALNQIKLDFFTNVSHEIRTHLSLISAPLEKAFQHAKEGKSNESFLNYAKSNSDRLLLLVNELLDFRKIQSGNLRLLVGEHDIVKVIKSVTAAFEHISKEKDIQTLLFYPDRPVLLWFDIAQMQKVFYNLLSNAYKFTPEGGKVQVRIAETYGEVLISVEDNGKGISPDHLRKLFTYYYQVGADKPGYGIGLALSKSIVQQHYGYLTAESRLASASEPGGTTLNIRMLRGNSHFPPDQIAMQARDYVAGMLAEPVATAINAGAAHSGQKNTILIIEDNDQLRVFIRELFEETYNILEAGNGLRGVELAQEKIPDIILSDVMMPEISGLEVCNRLKKSDTTSHIPVVLLTARTQSEQVIEGLTAGADDYLVKPFDPRILEIKINNLLRVREQMKARYRHSLFVEEAGHNIAQDLNEAFINKLRALVIENISDAGFGVHQLAFHAGMSVSVLYRKMRSLTGMTVNEFVKTIRLNKAKTLLESGAYQVSEVATIIGFEDVKYFSKEFTKVFGRKPNEIKKQMYG
- a CDS encoding class I SAM-dependent methyltransferase codes for the protein MTNQEAIELIDGGANGEHAQYWLDLGCGTGTFTEALATMLPAYSKIIGVDKNTQQLPPQMGNQVSIKFIEADFGTEALEMAGLDGILMANSLHFIRDKESLIRRLENLFSKGRRFLIVEYDTTASNRWVPYPIDFKGLKSLFDRIGTYTISKLGERRSLYGSAMLYGALITSPAQSISPSQTTSRK